A single genomic interval of Sander lucioperca isolate FBNREF2018 chromosome 9, SLUC_FBN_1.2, whole genome shotgun sequence harbors:
- the cdyl gene encoding chromodomain Y-like protein isoform X2 — MATEEFYEVERVVDKRRNRKGKVEYLVRWRGYGAEGDTWEPESHLSTCTVYVHDFNRQQAERQRDATLLRSTRHCSPAHRAPYRPPPPRSDVIGDALGQALLSPPLLGLRNSQQPSVMSASPSPGRRSMDLSKTGIKILVPRSPLSGRRDSEESPSEAALSLEAGAVEAHAVPPEVALLEKPPGVALGPGEERARMGTRPRSHNPPGPPPRLPVTPAAMRSLCATGNSGLMEAVAANGMSGVQSVVTGATGATGKRRLEERSAFDKRLRFSVRQTESAYRYRDIVVKKQDGFTHILLSTKSSENNTLNPEVMKEIQSAMATAASDDSKLVLLGAVGSVFCCGLDFLYFIRRLTDDRKKESIKMAETIRTFVNSFIQFRKPIVAAVNGPALGLGAALLPLCDVVWANEKAWFQTPYASYGQTPDACSSFTFPRIMGLASANELLLSGRKLTAQEAGSKGLVSQVLWPGTFTQEVMLRVKELVAVDSLVLRESKALMRNTSRSALEQANERECESLKRVWGSSQGTDAILQYLQRGPELC; from the exons ATGGCTACGGAAGAGTTCTACGAG GTGGAGCGCGTGGTGGATAAGCGGAGGAACAGGAAGGGGAAGGTGGAGTACCTGGTGCGTTGGCGTGGTTACGGAGCGGAGGGAGACACCTGGGAGCCCGAGAGCCACCTGTCCACGTGCACGGTCTACGTGCACGACTTCAACCGCCAGCAGGCCGAACGCCAGAGGGACGCCACGCTACTGCGCTCCACCCGCCACTGCAGCCCCGCCCACAGAGCGCCCTACAGGCCGCCCCCCCCACGCAGTGACGTCATCGGGGACGCGCTGGGCCAGGCGCTCCTCTCCCCCCCCCTGCTCGGACTCAGGAACTCCCAGCAGCCCTCTGTGATGTCAGCGTCTCCG tCTCCGGGCCGCCGCAGCATGGACCTGTCTAAGACGGGCATTAAGATCCTGGTCCCGAGGAGTCCGCTGAGCGGCCGGCGGGACTCGGAGGAGTCTCCCAGCGAGGCGGCGCTGAGCCTGGAGGCCGGCGCCGTGGAGGCCCACGCCGTCCCGCCGGAGGTGGCCCTGCTGGAGAAGCCCCCTGGCGTGGCCCTGGGGCCCGGGGAGGAGAGGGCCCGCATGGGGACCCGGCCCCGCAGTCACAACCCCCCCGGGCCGCCGCCCAGGCTGCCCGTCACGCCCGCCGCCATGCGCTCGCTCTGCGCCACAg GTAACTCTGGGTTGATGGAGGCTGTCGCTGCCAACGGGATGTCCGGCGTGCAAAGCGTTGTCACCGGGGCGACCGGTGCCACCGGGAAGCGGCGCCTGGAGGAGCGCTCTGCGTTCGACAAGCGCCTGAGGTTCAGTGTTCGCCAGACGGAGAGCGCCTACCGCTACCGCGACATCGTGGTGAAGAAACAAGACGGCTTCACGCACATCCTGCTGTCGACCAAGAGCTCCGAGAACAACACGCTCAACCCCGAG GTGATGAAGGAGATCCAGAGCGCCATGGCGACGGCGGCGTCAGATGACAGTAAGCTGGTGTTGCTGGGCGCCGTTGGCAGCGTGTTCTGCTGTGGACTCGACTTCCTGTACTTCATTAGACGGCTGACGGACGACAGGAAGAAGGAGAGCATCAAGATGGCCGAAACCATCAG GACGTTTGTGAACTCCTTCATCCAGTTCAGGAAGCCGATCGTTGCCGCGGTGAACGGCCCGGCGCTGGGCCTGGGCGCCGCCCTGCTGCCGCTGTGTGACGTGGTGTGGGCCAATGAGAAGGCTTGGTTCCAGACGCCGTACGCATCATACGGCCAGACGCCGGACGCATGCTCGTCCTTCACCTTCCCCCGCATCATGGGCCTCGCATCG gcCAATGAGCTGCTGCTGAGCGGCAGGAAGTTGACGGCTCAGGAGGCGGGCTCTAAAGGTCTGGTGTCTCAGGTCCTCTGGCCGGGAACCttcacacaggaagtgatgctGCGGGTCAAAGAGCTGGTAGCAGTCGACTCTCTG GTTCTGCGGGAGTCCAAAGCTCTGATGAGGAACACCAGCCGCAGTGCTCTGGAGCAAGCCAACGAGCGCGAGTGTGAATCCCTGAAGAGAGTGTGGGGCTCCTCACAGGGAACGGACGCCATCCTGCAGTACCTGCAGCGAGGACCCGAGCTCTGCtag
- the cdyl gene encoding chromodomain Y-like protein isoform X1, whose product MATEEFYEVTRANANMLTVERVVDKRRNRKGKVEYLVRWRGYGAEGDTWEPESHLSTCTVYVHDFNRQQAERQRDATLLRSTRHCSPAHRAPYRPPPPRSDVIGDALGQALLSPPLLGLRNSQQPSVMSASPSPGRRSMDLSKTGIKILVPRSPLSGRRDSEESPSEAALSLEAGAVEAHAVPPEVALLEKPPGVALGPGEERARMGTRPRSHNPPGPPPRLPVTPAAMRSLCATGNSGLMEAVAANGMSGVQSVVTGATGATGKRRLEERSAFDKRLRFSVRQTESAYRYRDIVVKKQDGFTHILLSTKSSENNTLNPEVMKEIQSAMATAASDDSKLVLLGAVGSVFCCGLDFLYFIRRLTDDRKKESIKMAETIRTFVNSFIQFRKPIVAAVNGPALGLGAALLPLCDVVWANEKAWFQTPYASYGQTPDACSSFTFPRIMGLASANELLLSGRKLTAQEAGSKGLVSQVLWPGTFTQEVMLRVKELVAVDSLVLRESKALMRNTSRSALEQANERECESLKRVWGSSQGTDAILQYLQRGPELC is encoded by the exons ATGGCTACGGAAGAGTTCTACGAGGTGACGCGAgctaatgctaacatgctaacg GTGGAGCGCGTGGTGGATAAGCGGAGGAACAGGAAGGGGAAGGTGGAGTACCTGGTGCGTTGGCGTGGTTACGGAGCGGAGGGAGACACCTGGGAGCCCGAGAGCCACCTGTCCACGTGCACGGTCTACGTGCACGACTTCAACCGCCAGCAGGCCGAACGCCAGAGGGACGCCACGCTACTGCGCTCCACCCGCCACTGCAGCCCCGCCCACAGAGCGCCCTACAGGCCGCCCCCCCCACGCAGTGACGTCATCGGGGACGCGCTGGGCCAGGCGCTCCTCTCCCCCCCCCTGCTCGGACTCAGGAACTCCCAGCAGCCCTCTGTGATGTCAGCGTCTCCG tCTCCGGGCCGCCGCAGCATGGACCTGTCTAAGACGGGCATTAAGATCCTGGTCCCGAGGAGTCCGCTGAGCGGCCGGCGGGACTCGGAGGAGTCTCCCAGCGAGGCGGCGCTGAGCCTGGAGGCCGGCGCCGTGGAGGCCCACGCCGTCCCGCCGGAGGTGGCCCTGCTGGAGAAGCCCCCTGGCGTGGCCCTGGGGCCCGGGGAGGAGAGGGCCCGCATGGGGACCCGGCCCCGCAGTCACAACCCCCCCGGGCCGCCGCCCAGGCTGCCCGTCACGCCCGCCGCCATGCGCTCGCTCTGCGCCACAg GTAACTCTGGGTTGATGGAGGCTGTCGCTGCCAACGGGATGTCCGGCGTGCAAAGCGTTGTCACCGGGGCGACCGGTGCCACCGGGAAGCGGCGCCTGGAGGAGCGCTCTGCGTTCGACAAGCGCCTGAGGTTCAGTGTTCGCCAGACGGAGAGCGCCTACCGCTACCGCGACATCGTGGTGAAGAAACAAGACGGCTTCACGCACATCCTGCTGTCGACCAAGAGCTCCGAGAACAACACGCTCAACCCCGAG GTGATGAAGGAGATCCAGAGCGCCATGGCGACGGCGGCGTCAGATGACAGTAAGCTGGTGTTGCTGGGCGCCGTTGGCAGCGTGTTCTGCTGTGGACTCGACTTCCTGTACTTCATTAGACGGCTGACGGACGACAGGAAGAAGGAGAGCATCAAGATGGCCGAAACCATCAG GACGTTTGTGAACTCCTTCATCCAGTTCAGGAAGCCGATCGTTGCCGCGGTGAACGGCCCGGCGCTGGGCCTGGGCGCCGCCCTGCTGCCGCTGTGTGACGTGGTGTGGGCCAATGAGAAGGCTTGGTTCCAGACGCCGTACGCATCATACGGCCAGACGCCGGACGCATGCTCGTCCTTCACCTTCCCCCGCATCATGGGCCTCGCATCG gcCAATGAGCTGCTGCTGAGCGGCAGGAAGTTGACGGCTCAGGAGGCGGGCTCTAAAGGTCTGGTGTCTCAGGTCCTCTGGCCGGGAACCttcacacaggaagtgatgctGCGGGTCAAAGAGCTGGTAGCAGTCGACTCTCTG GTTCTGCGGGAGTCCAAAGCTCTGATGAGGAACACCAGCCGCAGTGCTCTGGAGCAAGCCAACGAGCGCGAGTGTGAATCCCTGAAGAGAGTGTGGGGCTCCTCACAGGGAACGGACGCCATCCTGCAGTACCTGCAGCGAGGACCCGAGCTCTGCtag